The following proteins are co-located in the Symphalangus syndactylus isolate Jambi chromosome 21, NHGRI_mSymSyn1-v2.1_pri, whole genome shotgun sequence genome:
- the PRR20G gene encoding proline-rich protein 20G, which produces MEEPRLSKRLLSMAPNQASGGPPTEPGCSGVDCEDPVDPVQPAKPTAYVKPMRWEPPAHAEPARPAGRSWRRGRSWRAGRGRGSGAGLLRVLGQRVAPGIYLLNYHGEPGHQGGPEAGHTPAFSFTEAARMPGIVQEGPGPYAAQPEVGFQEPLPAPGPVAVARQPMLALYPCLGFRPLGGSFILHIVQTSSGTSVHRVPVFLAHFDFAH; this is translated from the coding sequence cTTCAGGTGGGCCTCCTACAGAGCCAGGCTGCTCTGGTGTGGACTGTGAAGACCCTGTAGACCCAGTCCAACCGGCAAAACCCACTGCTTATGTGAAACCCATGAGATGGGAGCCCCCAGCTCACGCAGAGCCAGCTCGTCCTGCAGGAAGAAGCTGGCGCAGGGGAAGAAGCTGGCGGGCAGGTCGAGGCCGCGGCAGTGGGGCTGGGCTTCTCAGGGTCCTGGGCCAGAGAGTGGCGCCAGGCATATACCTCCTGAATTACCATGGAGAGCCAGGCCACCAGGGGGGACCAGAAGCCGGGCATACCCCAGCCTTCTCTTTTACTGAAGCAGCTCGTATGCCTGGAATTGTGCAGGAAGGCCCTGGCCCCTATGCAGCCCAGCCTGAGGTGGGGTTTCAGGAGCCACTTCCTGCTCCTGGGCCTGTGGCTGTGGCCAGGCAGCCCATGTTGGCCCTCTATCCCTGCCTCGGGTTCAGGCCCCTGGGTGGCTCATTTATTTTGCACATCGTGCAGACCTCTAGTGGCACCTCCGTGCACAGGGTGCCAGTGTTCCTTGCCCACTTTGACTTTGCACACTAA